The following proteins are encoded in a genomic region of Variovorax paradoxus:
- the urtA gene encoding urea ABC transporter substrate-binding protein: MSRDSDTSLDALALRRRRLLQGAAALPVMGLSGLSFGQSQFPTAKVNTTKLAVTDTEVTVGQLHSSSGTMAISETGSIQAEQLAIDQINAMGGILGRKIKVIKEDGASDWPTFAEKSKKLLVNDHCAAVFGCWTSASRKAVLPVFEKENGLLYYPTFYEGLEQSKNVIYTGQEATQQIIWGLDWGAKEKKAKTFFLVGSDYIWPRTSMKIARKHIENFQKGSVKGEEYYPLGHTNFNSLINKIKVAKPDCIFAAVVGGSNVAFYKQLKAAGITGDKQFLLTLAVTEDEMTGVGGENFAGFYSSMKYFQSLDNANNKKFVEAFKGKYGKDAVIGDVTQAGYLGPWLWKAAVEKAGSFDVDKVVAGSPGIELKTAPEGYVKLDANHHLWSKARIGQGQLDGTFKVVAESSELIKPDPFPKGYQ, from the coding sequence ATGTCGCGTGATTCCGATACTTCCCTCGATGCCCTGGCATTGCGCCGCCGCCGACTGCTGCAGGGCGCCGCCGCGCTGCCCGTGATGGGCCTCTCCGGCCTGAGCTTCGGCCAGTCGCAGTTCCCCACGGCCAAGGTCAACACCACCAAGCTCGCGGTGACCGACACCGAGGTGACGGTGGGCCAGCTGCACTCGTCCTCGGGCACCATGGCCATTTCGGAAACCGGCTCGATCCAGGCCGAGCAGCTCGCCATCGACCAGATCAACGCCATGGGCGGCATCCTCGGACGCAAGATCAAGGTGATCAAGGAAGACGGCGCCTCCGACTGGCCGACCTTTGCCGAGAAGTCGAAGAAGCTGCTGGTCAACGATCACTGCGCCGCGGTGTTCGGCTGCTGGACCAGCGCTTCGCGCAAGGCCGTGCTGCCGGTGTTCGAGAAGGAGAATGGTCTCCTGTACTACCCGACCTTCTACGAGGGCCTGGAGCAGAGCAAGAACGTGATCTACACGGGCCAGGAAGCCACGCAGCAGATCATCTGGGGCCTGGACTGGGGCGCAAAGGAGAAGAAGGCCAAGACCTTCTTCCTGGTCGGCTCCGACTACATCTGGCCGCGCACCTCGATGAAGATCGCGCGCAAGCACATCGAGAACTTCCAGAAGGGTTCGGTCAAGGGCGAGGAGTACTACCCGCTGGGCCACACCAACTTCAACTCGCTGATCAACAAGATCAAGGTGGCAAAGCCCGACTGCATTTTCGCGGCCGTGGTGGGCGGCTCGAACGTGGCCTTCTACAAGCAGCTCAAGGCCGCGGGCATCACGGGCGACAAGCAGTTCCTGCTGACGCTGGCCGTGACCGAAGACGAGATGACCGGCGTGGGCGGCGAGAACTTCGCGGGCTTCTACTCGTCGATGAAGTACTTCCAGTCGCTCGACAACGCGAACAACAAGAAGTTCGTCGAAGCCTTCAAGGGGAAGTACGGCAAGGACGCGGTGATTGGCGATGTGACGCAGGCGGGCTATCTGGGGCCGTGGCTCTGGAAGGCTGCTGTCGAGAAAGCCGGCAGCTTCGACGTGGACAAGGTCGTGGCCGGCTCGCCGGGCATCGAGCTGAAGACCGCGCCCGAAGGCTACGTGAAGCTGGACGCGAACCATCACCTGTGGAGCAAGGCGCGCATCGGGCAGGGGCAGCTGGATGGGACGTTCAAGGTGGTGGCGGAATCGAGCGAGCTGATCAAGCCGGATCCGTTTCCGAAGGGCTATCAGTAA
- the urtB gene encoding urea ABC transporter permease subunit UrtB: protein MNLSDMMNIGLMQGFAGLSLFAVLLLMGLGLAIIFGQMGVINMAHGEFMTIGAYSIYLAARVTESLTPAFMPYYFPIAIGLAFVFAFIVGWIVEWVLIRHLYKRPLDTLLATWGVSLGLQQIFRTFIGPKEVSPTLPEWLMGSWTPHEGLDIPINGLFVLMLTALVTGGVLVALHKSRWGLRVRATVANRTMANATGIDTMKTDRLTFAIGCGIAGMAGAAFTTIGSTGPTSGSLYIVDAFLVVTFGGAASLLGTVVSAFGIAQTQSISEFFMTGSMAKVLTLSLIVLILMIRPQGLFAVKVRR, encoded by the coding sequence ATGAACCTGTCGGACATGATGAATATCGGCCTGATGCAGGGCTTCGCGGGGCTGAGCCTCTTCGCGGTGCTGCTGCTGATGGGCCTCGGGCTCGCGATCATCTTCGGCCAGATGGGCGTCATCAATATGGCACATGGCGAGTTCATGACCATCGGCGCCTACTCGATCTACCTGGCCGCGCGCGTCACCGAAAGCCTGACGCCCGCGTTCATGCCGTATTACTTTCCGATCGCGATCGGCCTCGCTTTCGTGTTCGCGTTTATCGTCGGCTGGATCGTGGAGTGGGTGCTCATACGGCATCTCTACAAGCGGCCACTCGACACGCTGCTCGCGACCTGGGGCGTGAGCCTGGGCTTGCAGCAGATCTTCCGCACCTTCATCGGCCCGAAGGAAGTGAGCCCGACGCTGCCCGAGTGGCTCATGGGCTCGTGGACGCCGCATGAGGGCCTGGACATTCCGATCAACGGCCTGTTCGTGCTGATGCTCACTGCGCTGGTCACGGGCGGCGTGCTGGTCGCGCTGCACAAGAGCCGCTGGGGCCTGCGTGTGCGCGCCACCGTGGCCAACCGCACGATGGCCAACGCGACCGGCATCGACACCATGAAGACCGACCGCCTCACCTTCGCCATCGGCTGCGGCATTGCGGGCATGGCCGGCGCGGCCTTCACCACCATCGGCTCGACCGGGCCGACCTCGGGCTCGCTCTACATCGTCGATGCGTTCCTGGTCGTCACCTTCGGCGGCGCGGCCAGCCTGCTCGGAACCGTGGTCTCGGCCTTCGGCATTGCGCAGACGCAGTCGATCTCGGAGTTCTTCATGACCGGCTCGATGGCCAAGGTGCTGACGCTCTCGCTGATCGTGCTGATTCTGATGATTCGTCCGCAAGGGCTGTTCGCCGTGAAAGTCCGCCGCTGA
- the urtC gene encoding urea ABC transporter permease subunit UrtC has product MNFIKASILRYQLGSLLLLVLLLAVVLPLSLDIFRLNLVGKYLTYAFVAVGLVMVWGYGGVLSLGQGVFFGIGGYAMAMFLKLEASDPITTKIQSTPGIPDFMDWNQITELPALWQPFKSLPLSLALVVLAPMALAWLVSFAMFKRRVGGVYFAIITQAVALICTVLIIGQQGYTGGVNGMTDLKTMLGWDTRTDSAKYILYYVCVGLLVLSILLCRWVQTSKLGTLLLAMRDKEDRVRFSGYDVSNFKVFTFCLAAGLSGIGGAMFALQVGFMSPSFVGIVPSIEMVIFCAVGGRMSLVGAVYGALLVNAGKTLFSESFPDLWLFLMAGLFIGVTMAFPMGLAGLWDEKIRPWWKGRRQALREAAVKPPTSTATAPAPASLSPSPSPEPQLPDGVGSQRA; this is encoded by the coding sequence ATGAATTTCATCAAGGCCTCGATCCTGCGCTACCAGCTCGGCAGCCTCTTGCTGCTGGTGCTGCTGCTCGCGGTGGTGCTGCCGCTGTCGCTCGACATCTTTCGCCTGAATCTCGTGGGCAAGTACCTTACGTATGCGTTCGTCGCCGTCGGGCTCGTCATGGTGTGGGGCTACGGCGGCGTGCTGAGCCTGGGGCAGGGCGTGTTCTTCGGCATCGGCGGCTATGCGATGGCGATGTTTCTCAAGCTCGAGGCCTCCGACCCGATCACCACCAAGATCCAGTCGACGCCCGGCATTCCGGACTTCATGGACTGGAACCAGATCACCGAACTGCCAGCCCTGTGGCAGCCGTTCAAGAGCCTGCCACTGAGCCTGGCGCTGGTGGTGCTGGCGCCGATGGCGCTGGCCTGGCTCGTGAGCTTTGCGATGTTCAAGCGCCGCGTGGGCGGCGTGTACTTTGCGATCATCACGCAGGCGGTGGCCCTGATCTGCACCGTGCTCATCATCGGCCAGCAAGGCTACACCGGCGGCGTCAACGGCATGACCGACCTGAAGACCATGCTGGGCTGGGACACGCGCACCGACAGCGCCAAGTACATCCTGTACTACGTCTGCGTGGGCCTGCTGGTGCTGAGCATCCTCTTGTGCCGATGGGTGCAGACCAGCAAGCTCGGGACGCTGCTGCTGGCCATGCGCGACAAGGAAGACCGCGTGCGCTTCTCGGGCTACGACGTGTCGAACTTCAAGGTCTTCACCTTCTGCCTGGCGGCCGGGCTCTCGGGCATCGGCGGCGCAATGTTCGCGCTGCAGGTGGGCTTCATGTCGCCGAGCTTCGTGGGCATCGTGCCGTCCATCGAGATGGTGATCTTCTGCGCCGTGGGCGGCCGCATGAGCCTCGTGGGCGCGGTGTACGGCGCGTTGCTGGTGAATGCGGGCAAGACGCTGTTCTCCGAGAGCTTTCCGGACCTGTGGCTGTTCCTGATGGCAGGTCTCTTCATCGGCGTGACCATGGCCTTTCCGATGGGGCTCGCGGGCCTGTGGGACGAAAAGATCAGGCCTTGGTGGAAGGGCCGCCGCCAGGCCTTGCGCGAAGCCGCGGTGAAGCCGCCGACGTCCACCGCGACAGCACCCGCACCGGCTTCTCTTTCTCCATCGCCGTCGCCCGAGCCCCAACTGCCCGATGGTGTCGGCAGCCAGCGCGCCTGA
- the urtD gene encoding urea ABC transporter ATP-binding protein UrtD — translation MSNTDFALAVEDLTVSFDGFKAIDDLTLYIDKNELRVIIGPNGAGKTTLLDLICGKTRASGGSIKFKNTELTKMAEHKRVRLGIGRKFQTPSIYENLSVFQNLEVSFPKGRSVLGALAFKCDDEVKAKVQAVAEDIGLADRLRTEAGLLSHGQKQWLEIGMLLMQEPELLMLDEPIAGMSARERELTADLLKRICKNRAVIVIEHDMAFVKQIAHKVTVMHQGKILAEGPMEKVQADPKVIDVYLGH, via the coding sequence ATGAGCAATACCGACTTCGCGCTCGCGGTGGAAGACCTCACCGTCTCCTTCGACGGCTTCAAGGCCATCGACGACCTCACGCTCTACATCGACAAGAACGAGTTGCGCGTGATCATCGGCCCCAACGGCGCCGGCAAGACCACGCTGCTCGACCTGATCTGCGGCAAGACGCGTGCGAGCGGCGGCAGCATCAAGTTCAAGAACACCGAGCTCACGAAGATGGCCGAGCACAAGCGTGTGCGGCTGGGCATCGGCCGCAAGTTCCAGACGCCGTCGATCTACGAGAACCTCAGCGTGTTCCAGAACCTCGAGGTGTCGTTCCCGAAGGGCCGGTCGGTGCTCGGCGCGCTGGCGTTCAAATGCGACGACGAGGTCAAGGCCAAGGTACAGGCGGTGGCCGAGGATATCGGCCTTGCCGACAGGCTTCGCACCGAAGCCGGCCTGCTGAGCCACGGCCAGAAGCAGTGGCTGGAGATCGGCATGCTGCTGATGCAGGAGCCTGAGTTGCTGATGCTCGACGAGCCCATTGCGGGCATGAGCGCCCGCGAACGCGAACTCACGGCCGACCTGCTCAAGCGCATCTGCAAGAACCGCGCGGTGATCGTCATCGAACACGACATGGCCTTCGTGAAGCAGATCGCGCACAAGGTGACCGTGATGCACCAGGGAAAGATCCTCGCCGAAGGGCCGATGGAAAAGGTGCAGGCGGACCCGAAGGTCATCGACGTTTATCTGGGGCACTAG
- the urtE gene encoding urea ABC transporter ATP-binding subunit UrtE has product MLKVDDLHTAYGQSEALHGISFDGHANETIAIMGRNGMGKTTLFKSLMGVLPIKSGRIEVAGQDVSRDESFKRVAKGIAYVPQGRMIFPTLTVEENIQTGLENSKTRRIPEEIYALFPVLWDMKRRKGGNLSGGQQQQLAIARALVTDPKVLLLDEPTEGIQPSIIKDIAKALNEIRKLRGITIVVSEQVLSFAMDVADRLFVIEGGRLVHETARDKTDVDHIKAYLSV; this is encoded by the coding sequence ATGCTGAAGGTCGATGACCTGCATACCGCGTACGGTCAGAGCGAGGCTCTGCACGGCATCTCGTTTGACGGCCATGCCAACGAAACCATCGCCATCATGGGCCGCAACGGCATGGGAAAGACCACGCTGTTCAAGAGCCTCATGGGCGTGCTGCCGATCAAGAGCGGGCGCATCGAAGTGGCGGGGCAGGACGTGTCGCGCGACGAGAGCTTCAAGCGCGTGGCCAAGGGCATTGCCTACGTTCCGCAGGGCCGGATGATTTTTCCGACGCTCACGGTGGAAGAGAACATCCAGACCGGCCTCGAGAACTCCAAGACCCGCCGCATTCCGGAAGAAATCTACGCCTTGTTCCCTGTGCTCTGGGACATGAAGCGCCGCAAGGGCGGCAACCTCTCCGGCGGCCAGCAACAGCAGCTTGCCATTGCGCGTGCCCTCGTTACCGACCCCAAGGTGCTGCTGCTCGATGAGCCTACCGAAGGTATCCAGCCTTCGATCATCAAGGACATCGCCAAGGCCCTCAACGAGATTCGCAAGCTTCGCGGCATCACCATCGTCGTGTCGGAACAGGTGCTGAGCTTTGCGATGGACGTGGCCGATCGGCTCTTCGTGATCGAAGGCGGCCGGCTCGTGCATGAGACCGCGCGCGACAAGACCGATGTGGACCACATCAAAGCCTATCTCTCCGTTTAA
- the fmdA gene encoding formamidase has translation MTDTLIKVDLTKSPTENENIHNRWHPDIPMACWVNPGDDFILETFDWTGGFIKNNDSADDVRDIDLSTVHYLSGPVGVKGAEPGDLLVVDLLDIGAKQDSLWGFNGFFSKKNGGGFLTDHFPEAQKSIWDFKGMFTSSRHVPGVNFAGLIHPGLIGCLPDKPMLDMWNEREGKLIATDPDRVPGLANPPFAGTAHMGKMTGEARIKAAAEGARTVPPREHGGNCDIKDLSRGSKVFFPVYVDGAGLSVGDLHFSQGDGEITFCGAIEMAGWVHMKVTLIKGGMAKYGIKNPIFKPSVITPQYNDYLIFEGISVDEAGKQYYLDVNVAYRQACLNAIEYLKKFGYSGAQAYSILGTAPVQGHISGVVDVPNSCATLWLPTQIFDFDINPNAAGPVKMIDGSIDMPLSHDLA, from the coding sequence ATGACGGACACGCTGATCAAGGTCGACCTGACCAAGTCGCCTACCGAGAACGAGAACATCCACAACCGCTGGCATCCGGACATTCCGATGGCCTGCTGGGTCAACCCGGGCGACGACTTCATTCTCGAGACCTTCGACTGGACCGGCGGCTTCATCAAGAACAACGACAGCGCTGACGACGTGCGCGACATCGACCTGAGTACCGTGCACTACCTCTCGGGCCCCGTGGGCGTGAAAGGCGCCGAGCCAGGCGACCTGTTGGTGGTCGACCTGCTCGACATCGGTGCCAAGCAGGACAGCCTTTGGGGCTTCAACGGATTCTTCTCGAAGAAGAACGGCGGCGGCTTCCTGACCGACCATTTTCCCGAAGCGCAGAAATCCATCTGGGACTTCAAGGGCATGTTCACCAGCTCGCGCCATGTGCCGGGCGTCAACTTTGCGGGCCTCATCCATCCCGGCCTGATCGGCTGCCTGCCCGACAAGCCCATGCTCGACATGTGGAACGAGCGCGAAGGCAAGCTCATTGCCACCGATCCCGACCGCGTTCCCGGCCTTGCCAACCCGCCGTTCGCAGGCACCGCCCACATGGGCAAGATGACCGGCGAAGCGCGCATCAAGGCTGCCGCCGAAGGCGCGCGCACCGTGCCGCCGCGAGAGCACGGCGGCAACTGCGACATCAAAGACCTGTCGCGGGGCTCCAAGGTGTTCTTCCCTGTGTATGTCGATGGCGCGGGCCTCAGCGTGGGCGACCTGCACTTCAGCCAGGGCGACGGCGAGATCACCTTCTGCGGTGCCATCGAAATGGCCGGCTGGGTGCACATGAAGGTCACGCTCATCAAGGGCGGCATGGCCAAGTATGGCATCAAGAACCCGATCTTCAAGCCGAGCGTGATCACCCCGCAATACAACGACTACCTGATCTTCGAAGGCATCTCGGTCGACGAGGCCGGCAAGCAGTACTACCTCGACGTGAACGTGGCCTATCGGCAAGCGTGCCTCAACGCCATCGAGTACCTGAAGAAGTTCGGCTACTCGGGCGCACAGGCCTATTCGATCCTGGGCACGGCACCTGTGCAGGGCCACATCAGCGGCGTGGTCGACGTGCCCAATTCTTGCGCCACGCTGTGGCTGCCCACGCAGATCTTCGACTTCGACATCAACCCGAATGCGGCGGGGCCGGTGAAGATGATCGACGGCAGCATCGACATGCCGCTCTCGCACGACCTGGCCTGA
- a CDS encoding FmdB family zinc ribbon protein, with the protein MPTYDYACGQCGGFEALRPSGQRDEPAACPDCGCASPRVLSAAPRLALMASGTRRAMETNERARHEPGSSRDYARFKHPAGCGCCSGSSRRSSATVTAPNGAKSAPSKRPWMISH; encoded by the coding sequence ATGCCCACCTACGACTATGCCTGCGGGCAATGCGGCGGCTTCGAAGCGCTGCGGCCTTCGGGCCAGCGCGATGAGCCGGCCGCTTGCCCCGACTGCGGATGCGCATCGCCACGCGTGCTTTCGGCCGCACCGCGGCTCGCGCTGATGGCATCGGGCACGCGCCGCGCAATGGAGACCAACGAGCGCGCGAGGCATGAGCCGGGCAGCTCACGCGACTACGCGCGCTTCAAGCATCCGGCGGGCTGCGGCTGCTGCTCGGGATCGTCGCGGCGCAGCAGCGCGACAGTGACTGCGCCCAACGGTGCGAAGTCGGCGCCGTCGAAGCGGCCCTGGATGATTTCGCACTAA
- a CDS encoding alpha/beta hydrolase, giving the protein MNASKILAAAALSLLAAAGAHAETYEGVLTVNSGVSRSEVAPQAAAAARAGNEYGEGASAGAQAFNSTADRSVIQAEAVAKAHDPLASLDRRAFYRDEVPQAYKKPSVSFTRQAGL; this is encoded by the coding sequence ATGAATGCCTCGAAGATCCTCGCTGCCGCTGCTCTCTCGCTCCTGGCTGCTGCCGGTGCGCACGCAGAAACCTATGAAGGCGTGCTGACCGTGAACTCCGGCGTTTCGCGTTCCGAAGTCGCACCGCAAGCCGCTGCCGCCGCTCGCGCCGGCAACGAATACGGCGAAGGCGCCAGCGCCGGCGCACAAGCCTTCAACTCGACCGCCGACCGCTCGGTGATCCAGGCCGAAGCCGTCGCCAAGGCGCATGACCCGCTCGCGAGCCTCGACCGCCGCGCGTTCTACCGCGACGAAGTGCCGCAAGCCTACAAGAAGCCCAGCGTGTCGTTCACGCGCCAAGCTGGCCTGTAA
- a CDS encoding glycoside hydrolase family 3 N-terminal domain-containing protein, translating to MHVRIPAMAALLGLACFLSSPASHAAPASAESPQGGADARIDSLVARMTVEEKVGQLSLYGPADTNIPGNPQAAQRNGQQEIDDVRAGRLTGLFNNQGLERKRVLQEVAVRESRLGIPLLYGADVIHGFRTIFPMPLAEAASWEPELAERTARAAAVEASADGFRWTFAPMVDIARDARWGRGIEGAGEDVYLANLFAAARVRGFQGSDLSRGDALLATPKHFAAYGAAEGGLDYAATDISERTLRQVYLPPFRAAVDAGALSMMSAFNEISGIPSIANPALLTGVLRDEWKFKGFVVSDYTADEELIAHGYAANGREAAKQSFLAGTDVSMQSGLYMRYLPELVASGEVPMARLDDAVRRVLWVKQKLGLFDQPLRGLDGPPAQARAENPAHIALAREDARRSIVMLKNERAVLPLPRSGKKIALIGPFASGTQDLLGAWSLFPGQSAPVGIEDGLRAGLRDPSALTVVRGSGIESPLAGGIEAAVSAARDADVVVLAIGEGQLMSGEARSRTDIGLPQAQQDLAEAVAATGKPVVVLLSNGRAMALRGAVRNADAILVTWFLGVQTGSAIADVVFGDFNPSGRLPVSFPQTSGQVPFYYGQKRTGRPLPDNDQAMAFKTRYVDTTNQALYPFGYGIGYAPVRYDGVELSRDRVPLGSTLRVRATVTNTGQREAEEVVQLYAAERAASVTRPVRELKSFRKVRIEPGTSKVVEFTLGAEDLQFIGRDMKPTVEPGEFDLWVAPSATGGIRKSFALTRE from the coding sequence ATGCACGTTCGAATCCCCGCCATGGCGGCCCTGCTGGGCCTGGCCTGTTTTCTCTCCTCCCCCGCCTCCCATGCTGCCCCGGCCTCCGCCGAGAGCCCCCAGGGGGGCGCGGACGCTCGTATCGATTCGCTCGTCGCCCGCATGACGGTCGAGGAAAAAGTCGGCCAGCTCAGCCTCTACGGCCCCGCCGACACGAACATCCCGGGCAATCCCCAGGCCGCCCAGCGCAATGGGCAACAAGAGATCGACGACGTGCGCGCCGGCCGGCTCACGGGCCTGTTCAACAACCAGGGCCTGGAGCGCAAGCGCGTGCTGCAAGAGGTGGCGGTGCGCGAATCACGACTGGGCATTCCGCTGCTCTACGGCGCCGACGTGATCCACGGCTTTCGCACCATCTTCCCCATGCCCCTGGCCGAGGCCGCCAGCTGGGAGCCCGAACTGGCCGAGCGCACCGCGCGCGCGGCGGCGGTGGAAGCCAGCGCCGACGGATTTAGATGGACCTTTGCGCCCATGGTGGACATTGCCCGGGATGCGCGCTGGGGCCGCGGCATCGAGGGCGCGGGCGAAGACGTGTACCTGGCCAACCTGTTCGCGGCGGCGCGCGTACGCGGCTTCCAGGGCAGCGATCTCTCGCGCGGCGATGCATTGCTGGCCACGCCCAAGCACTTCGCGGCCTATGGTGCGGCCGAGGGCGGGCTCGACTACGCCGCGACCGACATCTCCGAGCGCACGCTGCGCCAGGTGTACCTGCCGCCGTTCCGCGCGGCGGTGGACGCGGGCGCGCTCTCGATGATGAGTGCCTTCAACGAGATCTCAGGCATCCCCTCGATCGCCAACCCGGCGCTGCTCACGGGCGTGCTGCGCGACGAGTGGAAGTTCAAGGGCTTCGTGGTGTCCGACTACACCGCCGACGAGGAACTGATTGCGCACGGCTACGCCGCCAACGGCCGGGAAGCCGCCAAGCAGTCATTCCTGGCCGGCACCGATGTCAGCATGCAGAGTGGCCTGTACATGCGCTACCTGCCCGAGCTCGTGGCCTCGGGCGAAGTGCCGATGGCCCGCCTGGACGATGCGGTGCGCCGCGTGCTGTGGGTCAAGCAGAAGCTCGGCCTGTTCGACCAGCCGCTTCGCGGACTCGACGGTCCACCGGCGCAGGCCCGCGCCGAAAACCCCGCGCACATTGCGCTGGCGCGCGAGGACGCACGCCGCTCCATCGTGATGCTGAAGAACGAACGCGCGGTGCTGCCCCTGCCCAGGTCCGGCAAGAAGATCGCGCTGATCGGGCCTTTCGCCTCGGGCACGCAGGACCTGCTCGGCGCCTGGAGCCTGTTCCCGGGCCAGTCGGCCCCCGTCGGCATCGAAGACGGCCTGCGCGCCGGGCTGCGTGACCCTTCGGCGTTGACCGTGGTGCGCGGCTCTGGCATCGAGTCGCCGCTCGCGGGCGGCATCGAGGCCGCGGTGTCCGCCGCGCGCGACGCCGACGTGGTGGTGCTCGCCATCGGCGAAGGCCAGCTCATGTCGGGCGAGGCCCGCTCGCGCACAGACATCGGCCTTCCCCAGGCGCAGCAAGATTTGGCCGAGGCGGTGGCCGCGACCGGCAAGCCCGTGGTCGTGCTGCTGAGCAACGGCCGCGCCATGGCGCTGCGGGGCGCGGTGCGCAACGCCGACGCGATTCTTGTCACCTGGTTTCTCGGCGTGCAGACGGGCTCCGCCATTGCGGACGTGGTGTTCGGCGACTTCAATCCCTCGGGCCGGCTGCCGGTGAGCTTTCCGCAAACATCGGGGCAGGTGCCCTTCTACTATGGGCAGAAGCGCACCGGCCGCCCGTTGCCCGACAACGACCAGGCCATGGCGTTCAAGACCCGCTACGTGGACACCACGAACCAGGCGCTCTATCCCTTCGGATACGGCATCGGCTATGCACCGGTGCGCTACGACGGCGTCGAACTCAGCCGCGACAGGGTGCCGCTCGGCAGCACCCTGCGAGTGCGCGCCACCGTCACCAACACCGGCCAGCGCGAAGCCGAGGAAGTGGTGCAACTCTATGCCGCCGAACGCGCCGCGAGCGTGACGCGGCCGGTTCGCGAGCTCAAGAGCTTTCGCAAGGTGCGCATCGAGCCTGGCACGTCGAAGGTGGTCGAGTTCACGCTCGGTGCGGAAGACCTGCAGTTCATCGGCCGCGACATGAAGCCGACCGTCGAACCCGGCGAGTTCGATTTGTGGGTGGCGCCTTCGGCTACCGGTGGCATACGAAAGAGCTTTGCGTTGACGCGCGAGTGA
- a CDS encoding D-2-hydroxyacid dehydrogenase produces the protein MQPLRILMSAEAARQTAGGLAAALGHRPYVLAAVGDDADVAFVSRDITGLSTKHAVLPATQRFHDAMRGAPSLRWVHAHSSGADRPVYGELRARGVAVTTSSGANAGVVVQTALAGVLMLARCFPQLLAAQRNRNWAPLVGSGLPRDLAGQTAVIVGWGPIGQGLASLLSVLGLRVVAVRNSSATAAPPAAETVSYERIGEVLPQADWLALCCPLTERTRGLIDAVALARLPVGARLVNVARGEVVHEAALIDALQAGALAGAYLDVFAHEPLPAESPLWEMPNVIVTPHTAGHSDGNEARVAAIFLDNLRRWAEGQPLLNQV, from the coding sequence ATGCAGCCGCTGCGCATCCTCATGTCTGCCGAGGCCGCGCGCCAGACCGCGGGCGGCCTCGCGGCGGCACTGGGCCACAGGCCGTATGTGCTCGCGGCCGTTGGCGACGATGCCGACGTGGCCTTCGTCTCGCGCGACATTACCGGGCTCTCCACCAAGCACGCGGTGCTGCCCGCAACGCAGCGCTTTCACGATGCGATGCGCGGCGCACCGTCGCTGCGCTGGGTGCATGCCCACTCGTCGGGTGCGGACAGGCCGGTGTATGGCGAACTGCGCGCACGCGGGGTGGCGGTAACGACCTCTTCGGGCGCCAATGCAGGTGTCGTGGTGCAGACCGCACTCGCCGGCGTGCTGATGCTGGCGCGCTGCTTTCCGCAGCTGCTGGCGGCACAGCGCAACCGAAACTGGGCACCGCTCGTGGGCAGCGGGCTGCCACGCGACCTTGCGGGACAGACCGCGGTCATCGTCGGCTGGGGGCCGATCGGCCAGGGCTTGGCCTCGCTGCTTTCCGTGCTGGGCCTGCGCGTTGTCGCCGTTCGCAACAGCAGCGCCACGGCCGCGCCGCCCGCGGCGGAAACAGTGAGCTACGAGCGCATCGGCGAGGTGCTGCCGCAGGCCGACTGGCTCGCACTGTGCTGCCCGTTGACCGAGCGCACGCGCGGCCTCATCGATGCAGTTGCGCTCGCGCGCTTGCCGGTGGGCGCGCGCCTGGTGAACGTGGCGCGCGGAGAGGTGGTCCACGAGGCCGCGCTCATCGATGCACTGCAAGCTGGCGCACTGGCCGGTGCCTACCTCGACGTGTTCGCGCACGAGCCGCTGCCGGCCGAATCGCCGCTGTGGGAGATGCCCAACGTCATCGTCACGCCGCACACCGCGGGCCACTCCGACGGCAACGAGGCGCGGGTGGCCGCCATCTTCCTGGACAACCTGCGCCGCTGGGCCGAGGGGCAGCCGCTGTTGAACCAGGTGTAA